One region of Candidatus Poribacteria bacterium genomic DNA includes:
- the purM gene encoding phosphoribosylformylglycinamidine cyclo-ligase yields the protein MADKKQLTYANAGVSFEAESEAISRLKPLVQTTYRPEVLSDVGSFGGLFALKSYQEPVLVSSTDSVGTKLKVAFKVGRHDTVGFDIVAHCGNDIVVQGAEPLFFLDYIGISKVEPAAIEGIVTGLAAGCREIGCALIGGEIAELSDIYTLGEYDLVGTIVGAVEKADVITGEKIAPGDQLIGLGSAGLHTNGFSLVRRILFDRCGYDVDTYIPDLSATVGEALLVSHKSYVRSILELRKVCEIKGIAHITGGGLPGNVLRILPDGCVADIQKGTWEIPPIFPFLQEKGNVEEVEMYRVFNMGIGMVVVLAPDAVDDALKSLNASGESTYRIGEVVAGEKGVQGVGS from the coding sequence ATGGCAGATAAAAAGCAGTTGACGTACGCTAATGCCGGGGTCTCGTTTGAAGCAGAGTCCGAGGCAATATCTCGGCTTAAACCTCTCGTCCAGACCACCTACCGTCCTGAGGTACTCAGCGATGTTGGGAGTTTCGGGGGGCTTTTTGCGCTCAAATCGTATCAAGAGCCGGTGCTTGTTTCCAGTACGGATAGTGTTGGCACAAAGTTAAAGGTCGCGTTTAAAGTAGGACGACACGACACTGTTGGTTTTGATATTGTCGCACATTGTGGTAACGATATTGTTGTACAGGGAGCGGAACCGCTTTTCTTTTTGGATTACATTGGCATCAGCAAGGTAGAACCAGCAGCGATTGAAGGTATTGTGACAGGTCTCGCAGCAGGATGTCGAGAGATTGGTTGCGCCTTAATCGGCGGTGAAATCGCAGAGCTTTCAGATATTTACACGCTCGGTGAATACGATTTGGTCGGGACGATTGTCGGCGCGGTTGAGAAAGCGGACGTGATTACGGGTGAAAAGATCGCCCCTGGCGATCAACTCATCGGGTTAGGCTCGGCAGGTTTACATACCAACGGCTTCTCCCTGGTCCGCCGTATTCTATTTGATAGGTGTGGCTACGATGTTGATACCTACATCCCTGACCTTTCTGCTACAGTTGGGGAAGCCCTGCTGGTGTCCCACAAAAGTTATGTGAGATCTATTCTGGAACTTCGCAAGGTCTGCGAGATTAAAGGGATTGCCCATATCACTGGCGGTGGATTGCCCGGGAATGTGCTACGGATTCTGCCGGACGGATGTGTCGCTGACATTCAGAAGGGGACATGGGAGATTCCGCCGATTTTTCCGTTTTTACAGGAAAAAGGGAATGTTGAAGAGGTAGAGATGTATAGGGTCTTCAACATGGGGATTGGGATGGTAGTCGTGCTTGCCCCTGATGCTGTTGATGACGCTTTAAAGTCCCTGAACGCATCTGGGGAATCTACCTATCGTATTGGTGAGGTGGTCGCAGGCGAAAAAGGGGTGCAAGGTGTCGGTTCCTAA
- the purF gene encoding amidophosphoribosyltransferase — MQYDDKPKDECGVFGVFGHPRAVELTYLGLRALQHRGQESSGIVASNGEKFTYHHGMGLVHSVFTAETLANLEGHIAIGHNRYSTAGASTLENAQPLVRNYKQGPLALGHNGNLVNAVHIRNHLENAGSIFSTSLDTEVIFHLIAHSRKQALEHRIVDALRSVEGAYSFVCMDNSTLMGARDAHGFRPLWLGKLGDAYVLASETCAFDVIEAEPIREVEPGELVFIRSAHLGLESLRFHKRQSELSQCIFEYIYLARPDSIMFGHSVNNPRREFGRQLAREHPVKADVVIPVPDSATIAALGYAEESGIPFDLGLSRNPFVGRSFMNPTQDIRELMVKVKLNPIRDVLRGKRVVLVDDSIMRGTNSRKLIKIVRQGGATAVHLRIASPPNKFPCFYGVDTPTRGELIASSHTIDEIRKYIRADSLGYLSIEGLLNSVKASQDFCTTCFDGEYPIPLVEESSEQLPLIM, encoded by the coding sequence ATGCAGTATGATGATAAGCCGAAGGACGAGTGCGGTGTCTTCGGTGTTTTCGGCCATCCGAGAGCCGTAGAGTTGACCTATCTGGGGTTACGTGCCCTTCAGCATCGAGGGCAAGAGAGCAGCGGCATTGTCGCATCAAATGGCGAGAAATTTACGTATCACCACGGCATGGGTCTGGTTCACTCTGTGTTTACTGCTGAGACTTTAGCGAACCTGGAGGGTCATATCGCTATTGGGCACAACCGCTATTCGACGGCGGGGGCAAGCACGCTTGAGAATGCACAACCTCTGGTCCGAAATTACAAACAGGGACCGCTTGCGCTTGGGCACAACGGCAATCTTGTCAATGCTGTACACATTCGGAATCATTTGGAGAATGCTGGTTCGATCTTCAGCACAAGTTTGGACACAGAAGTCATTTTCCACTTGATAGCACATTCGCGAAAGCAGGCTTTAGAGCATAGGATCGTTGATGCGCTACGAAGTGTTGAGGGAGCATACTCGTTCGTATGCATGGATAATAGCACGCTGATGGGGGCTCGCGATGCGCACGGGTTCCGTCCGCTGTGGCTCGGTAAGCTTGGTGATGCGTATGTGTTAGCTTCCGAGACGTGTGCCTTTGATGTCATTGAAGCAGAACCGATACGCGAGGTAGAACCGGGAGAATTGGTATTTATACGCTCTGCCCATCTCGGTTTAGAGTCGTTGCGCTTTCATAAGAGACAGTCGGAGTTATCGCAGTGTATCTTTGAATATATCTATCTGGCACGTCCGGATAGCATAATGTTCGGGCACAGTGTGAACAACCCGCGCCGAGAGTTCGGCAGGCAACTGGCGCGCGAACACCCGGTCAAAGCGGATGTTGTGATCCCGGTGCCTGATTCCGCGACGATTGCTGCGCTCGGATACGCTGAGGAATCTGGCATTCCCTTCGATTTAGGATTGTCGCGGAACCCTTTCGTTGGTCGCTCTTTCATGAACCCGACGCAGGATATCCGAGAACTGATGGTAAAAGTGAAGTTGAACCCGATACGCGATGTGTTGCGCGGAAAACGGGTTGTGCTCGTAGACGATTCGATTATGCGTGGGACAAATAGCAGGAAACTTATTAAAATCGTTCGGCAGGGCGGTGCGACAGCTGTCCACCTCCGAATTGCCTCGCCTCCAAATAAATTCCCGTGCTTCTACGGGGTAGACACACCGACCCGTGGTGAATTAATTGCGAGTTCGCACACGATTGATGAGATACGAAAGTATATCCGCGCCGACAGCCTCGGTTATCTAAGCATTGAAGGGTTGCTCAATTCGGTGAAGGCATCTCAGGATTTTTGCACCACCTGTTTTGATGGAGAATATCCCATCCCACTTGTGGAAGAATCTTCAGAACAACTGCCGTTGATTATGTAG